In one Culex quinquefasciatus strain JHB chromosome 2, VPISU_Cqui_1.0_pri_paternal, whole genome shotgun sequence genomic region, the following are encoded:
- the LOC119767209 gene encoding uncharacterized protein LOC119767209 produces the protein MFYRLRFLRRQSRKMKILFCLFALFAAVLARPQGNLPFYEEGIQIGSRIAFLSPYETVVDSGIIPLVNKLENIDFAQNVDLQRFLVGLDGQVASGVQRSVDEALA, from the exons ATGTTCTATCGTTTAAGATTCCTTAGAAGACAGAG TCGCAAAATGAAGATCCTGTTCTGTCTGTTTGCGTTGTTCGCTGCCGTGCTGGCAAGGCCCCAGGGAAATCTGCCCTTCTACGAGGAGGGAATCCAGATTGGTAGCCGTATCGCGTTCCTGTCCCCGTACGAAACCGTCGTCGATTCCGGCATCATCCCGCTAGTCAACAAGCTCGAAAACATCGACTTTGCCCAAAACGTCGACCTGCAGCGATTCCTCGTCGGACTGGACGGACAAGTTGCGTCCGGCGTTCAGCGCTCGGTCGACGAGGCCCTGGCCTAA